The proteins below are encoded in one region of Zootoca vivipara chromosome 10, rZooViv1.1, whole genome shotgun sequence:
- the LOC118091102 gene encoding histone H2A-beta, sperm-like yields MSDDPCDTESWEEPEPSCHARRPKTSRSCRAGLVFPVSRIERFLRKGDYAERIGSGSSVYMAAVLQYLTYDIMDIAGNIAKNDHKRRIAPRHLQRAISDDAELHSLLGGITFPQGNTLPKNKTTASARRGKGKKSGKAVRAQNVVTA; encoded by the coding sequence ATGTCTGATGATCCGTGTGATACAGAAAGCTGGGAAGAACCTGAGCCATCGTGCCATGCGAGGAGGCCGAAAACATCTCGCTCTTGCCGGGCTGGGCTGGTATTCCCTGTAAGCCGCATTGAAAGATTCCTCCGGAAGGGAGACTACGCAGAGCGCATTGGATCAGGGTCGTCTGTGTACATGGCCGCAGTGCTTCAGTACCTGACCTATGACATTATGGATATAGCTGGGAACATTGCTAAAAACGACCACAAGCGCCGAATTGCCCCCCGGCACTTACAGAGAGCCATCAGTGATGATGCTGAACTCCACTCTCTGCTTGGAGGTATCACCTTCCCCCAGGGGAACACCCTGCCCAAGAATAAGACCACCGCATCAGCCAGGAGGGGGAAGGGCAAGAAATCTGGCAAGGCCGTAAGAGCTCAAAATGTTGTTACTGCATAA